The Ictidomys tridecemlineatus isolate mIctTri1 chromosome 6, mIctTri1.hap1, whole genome shotgun sequence genome includes a region encoding these proteins:
- the Ddn gene encoding dendrin isoform X2, which translates to MLDGPLFSEGPDSPRELQDEESGSCLWVQKSKLLVIEVKTISCHYSRRAPSRQPMDFQASHWARGPQNRTCRPSPGSPEPPPRRPWASRVLQEATNWRAGPPAEARAREQEKRKAASQEREAKETERKRRKAGGARRSPVGQPRLEPRNVPRVAQPAGLPVPSRPGRLGQVGRARPSAQPQSDPGAPWAGPWGGRRPGPPSYETHLLLRGSAGTAPRRRWDRPPPYVAPPCYEGPHRTLGTKRGPEFSQAPISSAPTPTPARTEGGRTKKKLDPRIYRDVLGAWGIRQGRGLLGGSPGCGEARARPESDKGATEKSLGLAAAGLNNGSDRHSQAKTTGSPGTEIAPSRSATASPSPPRPAPRSRHHYKGSREGKEGREPIWLPKCWFPSPKKQSPRHSQTLPRPWAPGGTGWKEFLGPREGTGSETLEGWKATRRAHTLPRSSRGPASGEGVFVIDATCVVIRSQYVPTSRTQKVQPLPSGEPRVVGEAPRQPNPCKEEGEGSEVFPSSDQKPLLSSLLLHQLGRGRGGETEDGKPGESSLEERASRILGLSVGEVNLPDAPTQPGSPEHPTLGPSALGGAGGAKGLEVAVVPRRAGGGWARTPGPYAGALREAVSRIRRHTAPDSDSDEAEELSIHSGSSDGSDTETPGASWRNERTLSVVGNARPREGGKTAELSDSVQEILDVISQTEQALFGARDAKGTPQGNRERQ; encoded by the exons atgCTGGATGGCCCGCTGTTCTCCGAGGGGCCCGACAGCCCCCGGGAGCTCCAGGATGAGGAGTCTGGCAGCTGCCTCTGGGTGCAGAAGTCCAAGCTGTTGGTGATCGAAGTGAAGACTATTTCCTGTCATTATAGTCGCCGCGCCCCTTCTCGACAGCCCATGGACTTTCAGGCCAGCCACTGGGCTCGCGGGCCCCAGAACCGCAC GTGTAGGCCAAGCCCGGGATCCCCCGAGCCGCCACCCCGCCGTCCCTGGGCCTCCAGGGTGCTGCAGGAGGCGACCAACTGGCGGGCGGGGCCTCCGGCCGAGGCCCGAGCCCGGgagcaagagaaaaggaaagcGGCGTCGCAGGAACGGGAGGCCAAGGAGACCGAGCGAAAAAGGCGCAAAGCTGGTGGGGCCCGACGAAGCCCTGTGGGTCAGCCGCGCCTGGAGCCCCGGAACGTCCCTCGGGTGGCCCAACCTGCAGGGCTCCCAGTTCCCTCTCGGCCCGGGCGCCTGGGGCAGGTGGGGAGAGCTCGTCCATCCGCGCAACCGCAGAGCGACCCTGGGGCGCCATGGGCGGGGCCCTGGGGAGGTCGCAGGCCAGGGCCCCCCAGCTATGAGACTCACCTGCTACTCAGAGGCTCTGCAGGTACGGCCCCACGACGCCGCTGGGACCGGCCACCACCCTACGTGGCTCCACCTTGTTACGAAGGCCCCCACAGGACCTTGGGGACCAAGCGAGGTCCCGAGTTCTCACAGGCACCCATCTCATCAGCCCCAACTCCGACCCCTGCCAGGACAGAGGGAGGGCGCACAAAAAAGAAGTTAGACCCTCGAATCTACCGGGACGTCTTAGGGGCTTGGGGTATCCGACAGGGGCGAGGTCTCTTAGGGGGATCTCCAGGCTGTGGAGAGGCCAGAGCGAGGCCAGAGTCTGACAAGGGGGCCACGGAGAAAAGTCTGGGCCTAGCGGCTGCTGGCCTCAACAATGGTAGTGACCGCCACTCCCAAGCCAAAACTACAGGTAGCCCAGGCACGGAGATAGCTCCTTCGAGGTCTGCAACTGCGTCTCCGAGCCCCCCACGTCCAGCTCCCAGGTCCAGGCACCATTACAAGGGCtcgagggaagggaaagagggaagagaacCTATCTGGCTGCCCAAATGCTGGTTTCCTTCCCCTAAAAAGCAGTCACCCCGGCATAGCCAGACACTCCCCAGACCCTGGGCTCCAGGAGGCACTGGATGGAAAGAGTTCCTGGGTCCTAGAGAGGGGACAGGATCCGAGACCCTGGAGGGTTGGAAGGCGACCCGCCGCGCCCACACCCTGCCTCGCAGTTCCCGGGGTCCCGCTAGTGGAGAAGGTGTCTTTGTCATTGACGCCACGTGTGTGGTGATACGGTCCCAGTATGTTCCCACCTCTCGAACCCAAAAGGTGCAGCCTTTGCCCTCTGGGGAGCCACGCGTGGTGGGAGAAGCTCCCAGGCAACCCAATCCCTGTAAGGAAGAGGGCGAGGGGTCCGAGGTCTTTCCCTCCAGCGACCAGAAACCGCTATTGAGCAGTCTCCTTTTACACCAGCTGGGCAGGGGGCGCGGGGGCGAAACTGAGGACGGGAAGCCGGGGGAATCTTCACTGGAGGAGCGCGCCTCCCGCATCTTGGGGCTCTCGGTAGGCGAAGTAAACCTGCCGGACGCCCCCACGCAGCCAGGTAGCCCAGAGCACCCAACCTTAGGCCCATCAGCTCTGGGAGGCGCCGGCGGAGCAAAGGGCTTGGAAGTGGCAGTGGTCCCGCGGCGCGCGGGCGGGGGCTGGGCGCGGACCCCGGGGCCCTATGCTGGGGCCCTGCGGGAAGCAGTGTCCCGCATCCGCCGCCACACTGCCCCAGACTCGGACTCAGACGAAGCTGAAGAGCTCAGCATCCATAGCGGTTCCTCTGATGGAAGCGACACAGAAACCCCGGGCGCCTCCTGGCGGAATGAGAGGACCCTGTCGGTGGTTGGGAACGCCCGGCCACGGGAAGGCGGGAAGACAGCAGAGCTGAGCGACAGTGTCCAAGAGATTCTAGATGTCATCAGCCAAACTGAGCAGGCCCTCTTTGGGGCGAGGGATGCCAAGGGGACCCCACAAGGGAATAGGGAAAGGCAGTGA
- the Ddn gene encoding dendrin isoform X3 produces MSHSLMNKDLSGEEARALKSLWTLVESRVERSTFKQSHQCGCRRAPSRQPMDFQASHWARGPQNRTCRPSPGSPEPPPRRPWASRVLQEATNWRAGPPAEARAREQEKRKAASQEREAKETERKRRKAGGARRSPVGQPRLEPRNVPRVAQPAGLPVPSRPGRLGQVGRARPSAQPQSDPGAPWAGPWGGRRPGPPSYETHLLLRGSAGTAPRRRWDRPPPYVAPPCYEGPHRTLGTKRGPEFSQAPISSAPTPTPARTEGGRTKKKLDPRIYRDVLGAWGIRQGRGLLGGSPGCGEARARPESDKGATEKSLGLAAAGLNNGSDRHSQAKTTGSPGTEIAPSRSATASPSPPRPAPRSRHHYKGSREGKEGREPIWLPKCWFPSPKKQSPRHSQTLPRPWAPGGTGWKEFLGPREGTGSETLEGWKATRRAHTLPRSSRGPASGEGVFVIDATCVVIRSQYVPTSRTQKVQPLPSGEPRVVGEAPRQPNPCKEEGEGSEVFPSSDQKPLLSSLLLHQLGRGRGGETEDGKPGESSLEERASRILGLSVGEVNLPDAPTQPGSPEHPTLGPSALGGAGGAKGLEVAVVPRRAGGGWARTPGPYAGALREAVSRIRRHTAPDSDSDEAEELSIHSGSSDGSDTETPGASWRNERTLSVVGNARPREGGKTAELSDSVQEILDVISQTEQALFGARDAKGTPQGNRERQ; encoded by the exons TCGCCGCGCCCCTTCTCGACAGCCCATGGACTTTCAGGCCAGCCACTGGGCTCGCGGGCCCCAGAACCGCAC GTGTAGGCCAAGCCCGGGATCCCCCGAGCCGCCACCCCGCCGTCCCTGGGCCTCCAGGGTGCTGCAGGAGGCGACCAACTGGCGGGCGGGGCCTCCGGCCGAGGCCCGAGCCCGGgagcaagagaaaaggaaagcGGCGTCGCAGGAACGGGAGGCCAAGGAGACCGAGCGAAAAAGGCGCAAAGCTGGTGGGGCCCGACGAAGCCCTGTGGGTCAGCCGCGCCTGGAGCCCCGGAACGTCCCTCGGGTGGCCCAACCTGCAGGGCTCCCAGTTCCCTCTCGGCCCGGGCGCCTGGGGCAGGTGGGGAGAGCTCGTCCATCCGCGCAACCGCAGAGCGACCCTGGGGCGCCATGGGCGGGGCCCTGGGGAGGTCGCAGGCCAGGGCCCCCCAGCTATGAGACTCACCTGCTACTCAGAGGCTCTGCAGGTACGGCCCCACGACGCCGCTGGGACCGGCCACCACCCTACGTGGCTCCACCTTGTTACGAAGGCCCCCACAGGACCTTGGGGACCAAGCGAGGTCCCGAGTTCTCACAGGCACCCATCTCATCAGCCCCAACTCCGACCCCTGCCAGGACAGAGGGAGGGCGCACAAAAAAGAAGTTAGACCCTCGAATCTACCGGGACGTCTTAGGGGCTTGGGGTATCCGACAGGGGCGAGGTCTCTTAGGGGGATCTCCAGGCTGTGGAGAGGCCAGAGCGAGGCCAGAGTCTGACAAGGGGGCCACGGAGAAAAGTCTGGGCCTAGCGGCTGCTGGCCTCAACAATGGTAGTGACCGCCACTCCCAAGCCAAAACTACAGGTAGCCCAGGCACGGAGATAGCTCCTTCGAGGTCTGCAACTGCGTCTCCGAGCCCCCCACGTCCAGCTCCCAGGTCCAGGCACCATTACAAGGGCtcgagggaagggaaagagggaagagaacCTATCTGGCTGCCCAAATGCTGGTTTCCTTCCCCTAAAAAGCAGTCACCCCGGCATAGCCAGACACTCCCCAGACCCTGGGCTCCAGGAGGCACTGGATGGAAAGAGTTCCTGGGTCCTAGAGAGGGGACAGGATCCGAGACCCTGGAGGGTTGGAAGGCGACCCGCCGCGCCCACACCCTGCCTCGCAGTTCCCGGGGTCCCGCTAGTGGAGAAGGTGTCTTTGTCATTGACGCCACGTGTGTGGTGATACGGTCCCAGTATGTTCCCACCTCTCGAACCCAAAAGGTGCAGCCTTTGCCCTCTGGGGAGCCACGCGTGGTGGGAGAAGCTCCCAGGCAACCCAATCCCTGTAAGGAAGAGGGCGAGGGGTCCGAGGTCTTTCCCTCCAGCGACCAGAAACCGCTATTGAGCAGTCTCCTTTTACACCAGCTGGGCAGGGGGCGCGGGGGCGAAACTGAGGACGGGAAGCCGGGGGAATCTTCACTGGAGGAGCGCGCCTCCCGCATCTTGGGGCTCTCGGTAGGCGAAGTAAACCTGCCGGACGCCCCCACGCAGCCAGGTAGCCCAGAGCACCCAACCTTAGGCCCATCAGCTCTGGGAGGCGCCGGCGGAGCAAAGGGCTTGGAAGTGGCAGTGGTCCCGCGGCGCGCGGGCGGGGGCTGGGCGCGGACCCCGGGGCCCTATGCTGGGGCCCTGCGGGAAGCAGTGTCCCGCATCCGCCGCCACACTGCCCCAGACTCGGACTCAGACGAAGCTGAAGAGCTCAGCATCCATAGCGGTTCCTCTGATGGAAGCGACACAGAAACCCCGGGCGCCTCCTGGCGGAATGAGAGGACCCTGTCGGTGGTTGGGAACGCCCGGCCACGGGAAGGCGGGAAGACAGCAGAGCTGAGCGACAGTGTCCAAGAGATTCTAGATGTCATCAGCCAAACTGAGCAGGCCCTCTTTGGGGCGAGGGATGCCAAGGGGACCCCACAAGGGAATAGGGAAAGGCAGTGA
- the Ddn gene encoding dendrin isoform X1, translating into MSHSLMNKDLSGEEARALKSLWTLVESRVERSTFKQSHQCGCPRELQDEESGSCLWVQKSKLLVIEVKTISCHYSRRAPSRQPMDFQASHWARGPQNRTCRPSPGSPEPPPRRPWASRVLQEATNWRAGPPAEARAREQEKRKAASQEREAKETERKRRKAGGARRSPVGQPRLEPRNVPRVAQPAGLPVPSRPGRLGQVGRARPSAQPQSDPGAPWAGPWGGRRPGPPSYETHLLLRGSAGTAPRRRWDRPPPYVAPPCYEGPHRTLGTKRGPEFSQAPISSAPTPTPARTEGGRTKKKLDPRIYRDVLGAWGIRQGRGLLGGSPGCGEARARPESDKGATEKSLGLAAAGLNNGSDRHSQAKTTGSPGTEIAPSRSATASPSPPRPAPRSRHHYKGSREGKEGREPIWLPKCWFPSPKKQSPRHSQTLPRPWAPGGTGWKEFLGPREGTGSETLEGWKATRRAHTLPRSSRGPASGEGVFVIDATCVVIRSQYVPTSRTQKVQPLPSGEPRVVGEAPRQPNPCKEEGEGSEVFPSSDQKPLLSSLLLHQLGRGRGGETEDGKPGESSLEERASRILGLSVGEVNLPDAPTQPGSPEHPTLGPSALGGAGGAKGLEVAVVPRRAGGGWARTPGPYAGALREAVSRIRRHTAPDSDSDEAEELSIHSGSSDGSDTETPGASWRNERTLSVVGNARPREGGKTAELSDSVQEILDVISQTEQALFGARDAKGTPQGNRERQ; encoded by the exons CCCCCGGGAGCTCCAGGATGAGGAGTCTGGCAGCTGCCTCTGGGTGCAGAAGTCCAAGCTGTTGGTGATCGAAGTGAAGACTATTTCCTGTCATTATAGTCGCCGCGCCCCTTCTCGACAGCCCATGGACTTTCAGGCCAGCCACTGGGCTCGCGGGCCCCAGAACCGCAC GTGTAGGCCAAGCCCGGGATCCCCCGAGCCGCCACCCCGCCGTCCCTGGGCCTCCAGGGTGCTGCAGGAGGCGACCAACTGGCGGGCGGGGCCTCCGGCCGAGGCCCGAGCCCGGgagcaagagaaaaggaaagcGGCGTCGCAGGAACGGGAGGCCAAGGAGACCGAGCGAAAAAGGCGCAAAGCTGGTGGGGCCCGACGAAGCCCTGTGGGTCAGCCGCGCCTGGAGCCCCGGAACGTCCCTCGGGTGGCCCAACCTGCAGGGCTCCCAGTTCCCTCTCGGCCCGGGCGCCTGGGGCAGGTGGGGAGAGCTCGTCCATCCGCGCAACCGCAGAGCGACCCTGGGGCGCCATGGGCGGGGCCCTGGGGAGGTCGCAGGCCAGGGCCCCCCAGCTATGAGACTCACCTGCTACTCAGAGGCTCTGCAGGTACGGCCCCACGACGCCGCTGGGACCGGCCACCACCCTACGTGGCTCCACCTTGTTACGAAGGCCCCCACAGGACCTTGGGGACCAAGCGAGGTCCCGAGTTCTCACAGGCACCCATCTCATCAGCCCCAACTCCGACCCCTGCCAGGACAGAGGGAGGGCGCACAAAAAAGAAGTTAGACCCTCGAATCTACCGGGACGTCTTAGGGGCTTGGGGTATCCGACAGGGGCGAGGTCTCTTAGGGGGATCTCCAGGCTGTGGAGAGGCCAGAGCGAGGCCAGAGTCTGACAAGGGGGCCACGGAGAAAAGTCTGGGCCTAGCGGCTGCTGGCCTCAACAATGGTAGTGACCGCCACTCCCAAGCCAAAACTACAGGTAGCCCAGGCACGGAGATAGCTCCTTCGAGGTCTGCAACTGCGTCTCCGAGCCCCCCACGTCCAGCTCCCAGGTCCAGGCACCATTACAAGGGCtcgagggaagggaaagagggaagagaacCTATCTGGCTGCCCAAATGCTGGTTTCCTTCCCCTAAAAAGCAGTCACCCCGGCATAGCCAGACACTCCCCAGACCCTGGGCTCCAGGAGGCACTGGATGGAAAGAGTTCCTGGGTCCTAGAGAGGGGACAGGATCCGAGACCCTGGAGGGTTGGAAGGCGACCCGCCGCGCCCACACCCTGCCTCGCAGTTCCCGGGGTCCCGCTAGTGGAGAAGGTGTCTTTGTCATTGACGCCACGTGTGTGGTGATACGGTCCCAGTATGTTCCCACCTCTCGAACCCAAAAGGTGCAGCCTTTGCCCTCTGGGGAGCCACGCGTGGTGGGAGAAGCTCCCAGGCAACCCAATCCCTGTAAGGAAGAGGGCGAGGGGTCCGAGGTCTTTCCCTCCAGCGACCAGAAACCGCTATTGAGCAGTCTCCTTTTACACCAGCTGGGCAGGGGGCGCGGGGGCGAAACTGAGGACGGGAAGCCGGGGGAATCTTCACTGGAGGAGCGCGCCTCCCGCATCTTGGGGCTCTCGGTAGGCGAAGTAAACCTGCCGGACGCCCCCACGCAGCCAGGTAGCCCAGAGCACCCAACCTTAGGCCCATCAGCTCTGGGAGGCGCCGGCGGAGCAAAGGGCTTGGAAGTGGCAGTGGTCCCGCGGCGCGCGGGCGGGGGCTGGGCGCGGACCCCGGGGCCCTATGCTGGGGCCCTGCGGGAAGCAGTGTCCCGCATCCGCCGCCACACTGCCCCAGACTCGGACTCAGACGAAGCTGAAGAGCTCAGCATCCATAGCGGTTCCTCTGATGGAAGCGACACAGAAACCCCGGGCGCCTCCTGGCGGAATGAGAGGACCCTGTCGGTGGTTGGGAACGCCCGGCCACGGGAAGGCGGGAAGACAGCAGAGCTGAGCGACAGTGTCCAAGAGATTCTAGATGTCATCAGCCAAACTGAGCAGGCCCTCTTTGGGGCGAGGGATGCCAAGGGGACCCCACAAGGGAATAGGGAAAGGCAGTGA
- the Ddn gene encoding dendrin isoform X4 yields MDFQASHWARGPQNRTCRPSPGSPEPPPRRPWASRVLQEATNWRAGPPAEARAREQEKRKAASQEREAKETERKRRKAGGARRSPVGQPRLEPRNVPRVAQPAGLPVPSRPGRLGQVGRARPSAQPQSDPGAPWAGPWGGRRPGPPSYETHLLLRGSAGTAPRRRWDRPPPYVAPPCYEGPHRTLGTKRGPEFSQAPISSAPTPTPARTEGGRTKKKLDPRIYRDVLGAWGIRQGRGLLGGSPGCGEARARPESDKGATEKSLGLAAAGLNNGSDRHSQAKTTGSPGTEIAPSRSATASPSPPRPAPRSRHHYKGSREGKEGREPIWLPKCWFPSPKKQSPRHSQTLPRPWAPGGTGWKEFLGPREGTGSETLEGWKATRRAHTLPRSSRGPASGEGVFVIDATCVVIRSQYVPTSRTQKVQPLPSGEPRVVGEAPRQPNPCKEEGEGSEVFPSSDQKPLLSSLLLHQLGRGRGGETEDGKPGESSLEERASRILGLSVGEVNLPDAPTQPGSPEHPTLGPSALGGAGGAKGLEVAVVPRRAGGGWARTPGPYAGALREAVSRIRRHTAPDSDSDEAEELSIHSGSSDGSDTETPGASWRNERTLSVVGNARPREGGKTAELSDSVQEILDVISQTEQALFGARDAKGTPQGNRERQ; encoded by the exons ATGGACTTTCAGGCCAGCCACTGGGCTCGCGGGCCCCAGAACCGCAC GTGTAGGCCAAGCCCGGGATCCCCCGAGCCGCCACCCCGCCGTCCCTGGGCCTCCAGGGTGCTGCAGGAGGCGACCAACTGGCGGGCGGGGCCTCCGGCCGAGGCCCGAGCCCGGgagcaagagaaaaggaaagcGGCGTCGCAGGAACGGGAGGCCAAGGAGACCGAGCGAAAAAGGCGCAAAGCTGGTGGGGCCCGACGAAGCCCTGTGGGTCAGCCGCGCCTGGAGCCCCGGAACGTCCCTCGGGTGGCCCAACCTGCAGGGCTCCCAGTTCCCTCTCGGCCCGGGCGCCTGGGGCAGGTGGGGAGAGCTCGTCCATCCGCGCAACCGCAGAGCGACCCTGGGGCGCCATGGGCGGGGCCCTGGGGAGGTCGCAGGCCAGGGCCCCCCAGCTATGAGACTCACCTGCTACTCAGAGGCTCTGCAGGTACGGCCCCACGACGCCGCTGGGACCGGCCACCACCCTACGTGGCTCCACCTTGTTACGAAGGCCCCCACAGGACCTTGGGGACCAAGCGAGGTCCCGAGTTCTCACAGGCACCCATCTCATCAGCCCCAACTCCGACCCCTGCCAGGACAGAGGGAGGGCGCACAAAAAAGAAGTTAGACCCTCGAATCTACCGGGACGTCTTAGGGGCTTGGGGTATCCGACAGGGGCGAGGTCTCTTAGGGGGATCTCCAGGCTGTGGAGAGGCCAGAGCGAGGCCAGAGTCTGACAAGGGGGCCACGGAGAAAAGTCTGGGCCTAGCGGCTGCTGGCCTCAACAATGGTAGTGACCGCCACTCCCAAGCCAAAACTACAGGTAGCCCAGGCACGGAGATAGCTCCTTCGAGGTCTGCAACTGCGTCTCCGAGCCCCCCACGTCCAGCTCCCAGGTCCAGGCACCATTACAAGGGCtcgagggaagggaaagagggaagagaacCTATCTGGCTGCCCAAATGCTGGTTTCCTTCCCCTAAAAAGCAGTCACCCCGGCATAGCCAGACACTCCCCAGACCCTGGGCTCCAGGAGGCACTGGATGGAAAGAGTTCCTGGGTCCTAGAGAGGGGACAGGATCCGAGACCCTGGAGGGTTGGAAGGCGACCCGCCGCGCCCACACCCTGCCTCGCAGTTCCCGGGGTCCCGCTAGTGGAGAAGGTGTCTTTGTCATTGACGCCACGTGTGTGGTGATACGGTCCCAGTATGTTCCCACCTCTCGAACCCAAAAGGTGCAGCCTTTGCCCTCTGGGGAGCCACGCGTGGTGGGAGAAGCTCCCAGGCAACCCAATCCCTGTAAGGAAGAGGGCGAGGGGTCCGAGGTCTTTCCCTCCAGCGACCAGAAACCGCTATTGAGCAGTCTCCTTTTACACCAGCTGGGCAGGGGGCGCGGGGGCGAAACTGAGGACGGGAAGCCGGGGGAATCTTCACTGGAGGAGCGCGCCTCCCGCATCTTGGGGCTCTCGGTAGGCGAAGTAAACCTGCCGGACGCCCCCACGCAGCCAGGTAGCCCAGAGCACCCAACCTTAGGCCCATCAGCTCTGGGAGGCGCCGGCGGAGCAAAGGGCTTGGAAGTGGCAGTGGTCCCGCGGCGCGCGGGCGGGGGCTGGGCGCGGACCCCGGGGCCCTATGCTGGGGCCCTGCGGGAAGCAGTGTCCCGCATCCGCCGCCACACTGCCCCAGACTCGGACTCAGACGAAGCTGAAGAGCTCAGCATCCATAGCGGTTCCTCTGATGGAAGCGACACAGAAACCCCGGGCGCCTCCTGGCGGAATGAGAGGACCCTGTCGGTGGTTGGGAACGCCCGGCCACGGGAAGGCGGGAAGACAGCAGAGCTGAGCGACAGTGTCCAAGAGATTCTAGATGTCATCAGCCAAACTGAGCAGGCCCTCTTTGGGGCGAGGGATGCCAAGGGGACCCCACAAGGGAATAGGGAAAGGCAGTGA